A genomic window from Lotus japonicus ecotype B-129 chromosome 1, LjGifu_v1.2 includes:
- the LOC130731679 gene encoding proline-rich receptor-like protein kinase PERK7, translated as MDWDTRLKIAIGSAKGLAYLHEDCHPRIIHRDIKGANILIENNFDAKVADFGLAKFNQDTNTCFYLCDGNIWVKY; from the exons ATGGACTGGGACACCAGGCTCAAAATTGCGATTGGATCAGCCAAAGGACTTGCTTATTTACATGAGGATT GTCACCCTCGCATCATTCACCGAGACATAAAGGGTGCAAACATTCTAATTGAAAACAACTTTGATGCCAAA GTGGCAGATTTTGGATTGGCAAAGTTTAATCAAGACACTAACACATGTTTCTACTTGTGTGATGGGAACATTTGGGTAAAATACTAA
- the LOC130733971 gene encoding asparagine synthetase [glutamine-hydrolyzing] 1 gives MCGILAVLGCSDFTQAKRVRVLELSRRLKHRGPDWSGLHQHGDCYLAHQRLAIVDPASGDQPLFNEDKSIIVTVNGEIYNHEELRKQLPNHQFRTGSDCDVIAHLYEEHGENFMDMLDGIFSFVLLDTRDNTFIVARDAIGVTSLYIGWGLDGSVWISSEMKGLNDDCEHFEVFPPGHLYSSRERAFRRWYNPTWFSESIPSAPYDPLAVRHAFEKAVIKRLMTDVPFGVLLSGGLDSSLVASITSRYLATTKAAEQWGSKLHSFCVGLEGSPDLKAAKEVADYLGTVHHEFTFTVQDGIDAIEEVIYHVETYDVTTIRASTPMFLMSRKIKSLGVKWVISGEGSDEIFGGYLYFHKAPNKEEFHTETCRKIKALHQYDCLRANKSTFAWGLEARVPFLDKEFINVAMNIDPEYKMIKRDEGRIEKYILRRAFDDEEKPYLPKHILYRQKEQFSDGVGYSWIDGLKDHAAKHVTDKMILNAGNIFRHNTPLTKEAYYYRMIFERFFPQNSARLTVPGGPTVACSTAKAVEWDAAWSNNLDPSGRAALGVHLSAYDDKQNNLINNKPVEFEKLIPMEAPSLGVAIHS, from the exons ATGTGTGGTATACTTGCTGTACTTGGCTGTTCTGATTTCACTCAAGCCAAAAGGGTCCGCGTCCTAGAGCTTTCTCGCAG ATTGAAGCACCGTGGGCCAGATTGGAGTGGACTCCACCAACATGGTGACTGCTATTTGGCACACCAACGGTTAGCCATAGTTGATCCTGCTTCTGGAGATCAACCTCTTTTTAATGAAGACAAATCTATTATCGTCACG GTAAATGGAGAGATTTACAACCATGAAGAGCTCAGGAAGCAGCTGCCTAATCACCAGTTCAGAACTGGAAGTGACTGTGATGTTATTGCACACCTG TATGAGGAACATGGAGAAAACTTTATGGACATGCTGGATGGGATCTTTTCATTTGTTCTACTGGACACTCGGGACAACACTTTCATAGTGGCCCGGGATGCTATAGGAGTCACTTCCCTGTACATTGGTTGGGGATTAGATG GGTCTGTTTGGATTTCATCAGAAATGAAAGGCTTGAATGATGATTGTGAACATTTTGAGGTCTTTCCACCTGGTCACTTGTACTCCAGCAGAGAAAGAGCATTTCGCAGATGGTACAACCCTACTTGGTTCTCTGAGTCTATTCCTTCAGCTCCTTATGATCCTCTAGCTGTGAGACACGCCTTTGAGAAG GCAGTGATAAAAAGGTTGATGACTGATGTGCCTTTTGGAGTGCTGCTATCTGGAGGTTTGGACTCATCATTGGTTGCTTCCATCACTTCTCGCTACTTGGcaaccacaaaagctgctgAACAATGGGGATCAAAATTGCACTCATTCTGTGTAGGCCTtgag GGTTCACCTGATCTGAAGGCTGCAAAAGAAGTTGCAGACTATCTTGGAACTGTCCACCATGAGTTTACCTTTACTGTTCAG GATGGAATAGATGCAATTGAGGAAGTTATATACCATGTTGAAACATATGATGTGACTACAATTAGAGCTAGCACACCCATGTTTCTCATGTCTAGAAAGATTAAATCACTTGGTGTCAAATGGGTAATTTCTGGAGAAGGATCTGATGAGATTTTTGGTGGGTACTTGTACTTCCATAAGGCACCTAACAAGGAAGAGTTTCACACAGAAACATGCCGCAAG ATCAAAGCACTCCACCAATATGATTGCTTGCGAGCTAATAAATCAACATTTGCTTGGGGTCTAGAAGCCAGAGTGCCATTTTTGGACAAGGAATTTATCAATGTCGCAATGAATATTGATCCCGAGTATAAGATG ATTAAACGAGACGAAGGACGCATTGAGAAGTATATTCTGAGGAGGGCCTTTGATGATGAAGAGAAACCTTATCTGCCAAAG CACATTCTGTATAGGCAGAAAGAACAATTCAGTGATGGAGTTGGCTATAGTTGGATTGATGGCCTTAAAGACCATGCTGCAAAACAT GTTACTGATAAAATGATTCTTAATGCTGGTAATATCTTCCGCCACAACACCCCACTAACCAAGGAAGCATATTACTACAGAATGATCTTTGAAAGGTTCTTCCCACAG AACTCAGCTAGGCTAACTGTTCCTGGAGGACCAACTGTTGCATGTAGCACAGCAAAGGCAGTTGAGTGGGATGCTGCTTGGTCTAATAACCTTGATCCTTCAGGTAGAGCAGCACTAGGAGTGCATCTTTCAGCTTATGATGACAAACAGAACAACTTGATCAACAACAAACCTGTGGAATTTGAGAAGCTCATACCTATGGAAGCTCCTTCTCTTGGTGTTGCCATCCACAGTTAA